ACGCCGGCGAACCGGAGCGCGACGACGGCGGCGATAACGAGCCCGTTCCCGACGCCGAGCGCGACGGCGGCGAGGAGGACGGCGATGGCGACCGCCACGAGCCTGGACCGCGTTGACTCATTCATACCACCGCCTTCGACTCCCGGCACTAAACGCCTACCCCTCTCTCCTCGTCCGCCCCGTCTCCCGTTCTCCCGACTCGCGCTCTGCTTCCAGTTCCGCTTGGAGGTCGTCGACTTTCGCCTCCAACTCGGCGATACGGTCGTCGTCTTCGCGTTCGTCGGCTTCCCCGTCGCCTCCCTGCGACGCGGAGCGCGTGAGGAGGTAGCCGCCGCCGACGAGCACGACGAGCGCGGGGATACCGAACATGATCACCGCGATGAGGAGGATGACGAAGAGCTCCACCCCGCCGGGGAGGCCGGCGAACGCGGGTGCGAGGGCTGACAGGGACATACCGTGATGGTTCGGCGCAGACGCTGTAAACTTTCTCCCGCGCGTCCGCTCCGCCTACCAGTCGCTGATGGACGACTGCACGCCGGAGACGAGGGCGGATTTTCTTCGTAGGTCGCTCCAGGAGACGGGGAGGTGGGGTTCGATTTCTCGGAGCGCGCCGTGGAAGGTTTCGGCCTCGCCGGGGTCGCCGTCGAAGGCGTTCCGCACGCTCTCGCGGACCTGCCAGACGCCGACCGGAGCCCAGTAGTCGTCGGAGACCTCGCGGAGGACGATGGCTTTCGCCTGCCGGCCGATGTCATCTAAATATTCGAGGACGCCGAGGCGGGACGCGTAGTACGCGCCCGCCGTCTCCTCGACGTAGCCCGAGCGGCCCTCGTAGCCCTCGCTCGCCGACCCCATCCACACCTCGCCGGTGGCGTCCGGGTTCCAGATGCTCCCCGGGCTCTTCATCTCCACGAGCTCGTACTCCCAGCGACCCGGCGCGAGCACCACCCAGTAGCGGTTCCCCATGTACTCGTTCACGTGCACGCTCACCTCGTCCACGCTCGGGTTGTCGCGGATGCTCCCGCGGAGGTACTTCCCGAGCGTGTCGTCGACGGCCGTGATGGACCACCGGGTCGGAACGAGCCGCCGGTTCTGTCCCTGGCCGAGCGCGCCGACGGAGAGCACTCGGTTGATCTCGTAGACGTCGAGGCCGCGGCGGTAGAGATACGTCATCGCGCCCTGCGCCTGCCAGTCGTCGTCCTCCAGCGTCTTCTCGACGTACCGAGATACGTGGGGGTTCTCGGCGAGGTCGGCGGATTCGGCGGTCGCCGACGGCCCGGACGGCGCGTTCGCCACCGGCTGTGTGTACTGCTCGGGGTCGAACTCCGGCGTCGAGTCGAGGCCGATTTCGACGTTCACCGGGCGGTCCGCGATTGCGACCTCGCGCTGCACGCCCACGAACCCGTCCCAGACGTCCTCGACGTTCACCGACGCCGACCGCCGCGAGTTCAGTAATCCAGTGCGGTACTGGAGGACGTTGTCGATGCCTAATCCGTCCTCGTACCACGCCCCGCTCGTCGCGTAGTTCTCCGCCTGCTCCTCGTCGGCGACGGGCGAGAGGATTCCCGCGGAGACGTTCGGATACGACGACCGCCCCACGAACACCGAGGGCGCGGTCGCGCCGTAGAGCGAGTCGCCCTGCTGGACGGCTTCGAAGTTCGCCTGCACGTCGTCGAGATAGTCGAGCACGGCGTACGACTTCTCCTCGACGAGCCGCCGGCGCTCGAACTCCTCGTCCGGTTCGAGCCCCTCGATGTAGTCGTCCAGCCGCATACCCGTACTACGAACTCGGCGGCCTTGAACGCTTCTCACGCCGAAGATGTCCCGACGCGGTCACCCGAATCCGACCCGCCCACCAACACGCCACACAAGAACTGGACAAACAGGATAGAATATATGGAAATTAGACCTATATCGTTTGGTTTTAGACGGGGGAGTGAGATGATTACTAGCACCTTTGGCCGTCATTATACTGTTTGTCCAGTAGATTCAAGTAGGGTCGTGCCATTGTGTCGCATGAAATGTCCGTGCTCAACCGCGTCACGACCCGGCTCGACTCGCTCGCCGCCGACTCGCACTGCGAATGCCTCGTGTGCGGCGCACGCTACGAGTCACAGCCGCTGAACTGCGCAGCCTGCGGGAGCACGCGCTTCGAGAACTAACACCGGACCACCGGCCACCCCCGTGGACCACCGGCTCACCTATCTGTCTCGGCTACTCTACTCGGCCGCGCGCCGCCCTCCTCCGGCGGCGCGACCGTCGAACGCGGCGCTCGCTCAGTCGGCTTTCGCCTGCCAGTCCCGGAGCGAGTCCGCCGACACGCCGTCGACGTCGTCCGCGAGCTCGTCGGCGTCCGCGTCCCGGAGGTCACCGACGTCCTCGACGCCCACCGCGTTCAGTTTCTCAGCCGTCTTCGACCCGATGCCGTCGAGCTCGGTGAGCCCGCGGCTCGCGCGGTACTCCTCGTAGTTACAGACCGGACAGCCGAACTCCCAATCCTCACCCGACTCGTCGCGGATGACGAGCTCCGGGAGGTCGTGCTCCTCGCAGATTTCATCCGTCGCCTCGACGTCGCCGTTCCGCGGGAAGGAGAGGCTGTACTCGCAGTCCGGGTAGCGCGTGCAGCCCACGAGTCGGTTCCCGTTCCGCAGGCGCTTCACCGCGAGCTCGCCGCCCTCGTCCTCGCCGCACTCGGGGCACGCGCCCACGACGAGCTCCACGCCCGCGTCCTCCTCGGCGCAGAGCGGACAGCCGTGCACGAACGTGCTCCGGCCGTCCAGCATCTTCACCTCGTGGAGGTCGTGCTCCTCGCACGTCTCGTCGAGCACGATGGGCTCGCCCGAATCCGGGAGCGGCAGCGTGAACTCACAGTCCGGATAGCCGTCACAGCCCACGAAGTAACTTCCTCTACTTGCCCGCCGGATGAGCAGGTCGTTCCCGCACTCCGGACACGGCCCCACCGTCTTGTCCGCCTTCAGCGACTCCCGGAGGTGGTCGCCGATCTCCTCCCGGGACTCGCCGAGCGACTCGAACACCCGGCCCAGCATCTCCCGGGACTCTTCTGTTACTTCGTCGAGCGTCGTCTCGCCCTCGACGATGGCGGTCATGTCCTCCTCCAGCTCCGCGGTCATCTCCTCGGAGACGACGAGGTCCGCGTACTGCTCCGCGGCCTCCACGACCGCCATCGCCAGCCGCGTCGGCCGCGGCGGGTCGCCCTCGATGTACCCGCGGTCGTAGAGCTTCTCGATGGTGTTGTGCCGCGTGCTCTTCGTCCCGATACCCAGCGACTCCATCGTCTCGATGAGCCGCGACTGGCCGTACCGCCGCGGCGGCTGCGTCTGCTTCTCCTCGATGCGCGCGTCCACGACCTCCAGCTGTTCGCCCTCCTCGACGTCGGGGACGTAGTTCTCGTCCGTCCCGAAG
This portion of the Halocalculus aciditolerans genome encodes:
- the nreA gene encoding DNA repair protein NreA → MRLDDYIEGLEPDEEFERRRLVEEKSYAVLDYLDDVQANFEAVQQGDSLYGATAPSVFVGRSSYPNVSAGILSPVADEEQAENYATSGAWYEDGLGIDNVLQYRTGLLNSRRSASVNVEDVWDGFVGVQREVAIADRPVNVEIGLDSTPEFDPEQYTQPVANAPSGPSATAESADLAENPHVSRYVEKTLEDDDWQAQGAMTYLYRRGLDVYEINRVLSVGALGQGQNRRLVPTRWSITAVDDTLGKYLRGSIRDNPSVDEVSVHVNEYMGNRYWVVLAPGRWEYELVEMKSPGSIWNPDATGEVWMGSASEGYEGRSGYVEETAGAYYASRLGVLEYLDDIGRQAKAIVLREVSDDYWAPVGVWQVRESVRNAFDGDPGEAETFHGALREIEPHLPVSWSDLRRKSALVSGVQSSISDW